A single window of Acidimicrobiales bacterium DNA harbors:
- a CDS encoding MarR family transcriptional regulator, whose protein sequence is MSAQTTSLGSQLRLAVLRLSRRLRQEAVGEITPSQLSALTVVAKRGEVTLGELAAIERIAPPSMTRIAARLEDRGFVQRQVDPTDRRVARLVASETGLALLDTIRTRRDAYLASRLQEFTDEERTVLEAAVPLLERIASGDELPPS, encoded by the coding sequence ATGAGCGCCCAAACGACCTCTTTGGGAAGCCAGCTCCGGTTGGCGGTCCTCCGCCTTTCCCGCAGGCTCAGACAGGAAGCCGTCGGTGAGATCACCCCTTCTCAGCTTTCAGCTCTCACCGTCGTCGCCAAGAGGGGTGAGGTCACCCTGGGGGAGCTCGCGGCCATCGAGCGGATCGCGCCCCCCTCGATGACCCGAATCGCAGCTCGTCTCGAGGACCGGGGGTTCGTGCAGAGGCAGGTGGATCCGACAGATCGCCGCGTCGCCCGTCTCGTAGCGAGCGAGACGGGTCTCGCGTTGCTCGACACGATCCGGACACGCCGGGACGCGTACCTGGCTTCGAGGCTCCAGGAGTTCACAGATGAGGAGCGAACCGTGCTCGAAGCAGCCGTGCCGCTCCTCGAACGGATCGCTTCGGGGGACGAACTTCCGCCCTCCTGA
- a CDS encoding acetoacetate--CoA ligase, which yields MPTSPARGRPEPLWTPSAARKQGSLLHAYLEHKGFAGYDEAWAWSVSAEGSGEFWNDVAEWLEVTWRRRPGAALEPDNTRVPGWRWFPGATLNYAENALRYASRSPDSPAVLALSQTREEIRLSWGELVRLVASVRAGLLQAGVHPGDRVAGYLPNIPETLGAMLATASLGAIWSSCAPETGVTGVLDRFSQIEPKVLLAVDGYRFGEKDVDRREHADQVLRGLPSVETAVWLPYLRTAAGPPPGWTEWLDLISAGDQRAGGSPVEFLEVDFDHPLYVLFSSGTTGRPKPIVHGHGGIVVEHLKALAFHFDLGPADRFFWFTTTGWMMWNFCVSGLLVGSTVVLFDGDPAWPGVDGLWQVMEETGTTCGGVGSGYLVACSKAGVSPRSSFGMTRLRTLGATGSPLPASAARWVYEALSDDIVLASFSGGTDVCTGFVGGSPLHPVWAGEISCRCLGAGVEVFDDTGSPVTNEEGELVLTRPLPSMPVGFWGDNDGSRYRSAYFERFPGVWAHGDRATLTDRGTVVISGRSDGTLNRGGVRIGTAELYAVVESLPEVADSLVVHVEDPVGGPGEIWLFVVKSIDEAADESLGDRLRKTLRESLSPRHVPDHVVNVAAIPRTLSGKKLEVPVKRILAGADPDQVLTIASVANPDSLAPILAIARARADVNES from the coding sequence GTGCCTACGTCGCCCGCACGAGGAAGACCCGAACCGCTGTGGACGCCATCCGCAGCCAGGAAGCAAGGGTCGCTGCTCCACGCGTATCTCGAGCACAAGGGCTTCGCCGGCTACGACGAAGCGTGGGCCTGGTCGGTATCGGCGGAGGGCAGCGGCGAGTTCTGGAACGACGTCGCCGAATGGCTAGAAGTGACCTGGCGACGACGTCCGGGCGCCGCGCTTGAACCGGACAACACGCGAGTTCCCGGCTGGCGCTGGTTCCCAGGCGCAACTCTGAACTACGCAGAGAACGCCCTGCGGTACGCGTCGCGTTCCCCGGACTCGCCGGCGGTGCTCGCATTGTCCCAGACTCGCGAGGAGATCCGCCTGAGCTGGGGGGAGCTCGTCCGGTTGGTCGCATCCGTGCGCGCCGGGCTGCTTCAGGCCGGCGTGCACCCCGGGGACCGAGTAGCCGGGTACCTGCCGAACATTCCGGAGACGCTCGGAGCGATGCTTGCAACCGCGAGCCTCGGTGCAATCTGGTCGAGCTGCGCGCCCGAGACCGGCGTGACAGGAGTCCTCGACCGTTTCTCGCAGATAGAACCCAAGGTGCTTCTGGCCGTCGACGGCTATCGCTTCGGGGAGAAGGACGTCGACCGTCGCGAGCACGCGGACCAAGTCCTTCGTGGGCTTCCTAGCGTGGAGACCGCGGTGTGGCTTCCGTACCTGCGAACCGCCGCCGGCCCGCCTCCCGGCTGGACGGAATGGCTCGACCTCATTTCCGCCGGGGACCAACGTGCCGGAGGTTCGCCTGTCGAGTTCCTAGAAGTCGACTTCGACCATCCCCTCTACGTCCTGTTCTCGTCGGGCACCACCGGAAGACCGAAACCGATCGTGCACGGTCACGGGGGCATCGTTGTCGAGCACCTTAAGGCTTTGGCGTTCCACTTCGACCTTGGGCCCGCGGACCGTTTCTTCTGGTTCACCACGACCGGCTGGATGATGTGGAACTTCTGTGTCTCGGGACTGCTGGTTGGGTCGACCGTGGTGCTGTTCGACGGCGATCCAGCCTGGCCGGGCGTCGACGGCCTGTGGCAGGTGATGGAAGAGACTGGAACCACTTGTGGCGGAGTTGGGTCCGGCTACCTCGTCGCGTGCAGTAAAGCTGGCGTGTCCCCCAGATCCTCGTTCGGAATGACGCGGTTGCGAACCCTCGGCGCGACCGGTTCGCCGCTGCCGGCGTCAGCCGCGCGATGGGTATACGAAGCCTTGTCCGACGACATCGTGCTCGCGTCGTTCAGCGGCGGCACCGACGTTTGCACGGGTTTCGTCGGTGGCAGCCCGCTGCACCCGGTGTGGGCCGGAGAGATCTCGTGCCGCTGCCTAGGTGCCGGCGTGGAAGTCTTCGACGACACGGGGAGCCCGGTGACCAACGAGGAGGGCGAACTCGTGCTGACCAGGCCGCTGCCGTCGATGCCGGTGGGCTTCTGGGGGGACAACGACGGATCTCGCTATCGGTCCGCCTACTTCGAGAGATTCCCCGGAGTGTGGGCGCACGGTGACCGAGCGACCCTGACCGACCGTGGGACCGTCGTCATCTCAGGACGCTCGGATGGGACTCTCAACCGTGGCGGGGTGAGGATAGGGACGGCCGAGCTGTACGCGGTGGTGGAGTCTCTTCCGGAGGTGGCGGACAGCCTTGTTGTTCACGTCGAGGATCCTGTCGGCGGCCCGGGAGAGATCTGGCTATTCGTGGTCAAGTCGATCGACGAAGCAGCCGACGAGTCGCTGGGTGATCGATTGCGGAAAACGCTCCGCGAGTCGCTGTCGCCCCGGCACGTTCCGGACCACGTCGTCAACGTGGCGGCGATCCCGCGCACGCTTTCGGGGAAGAAGCTCGAAGTCCCCGTAAAACGGATCCTCGCCGGAGCCGATCCCGATCAGGTCCTGACCATCGCATCGGTCGCCAACCCAGACAGCCTCGCCCCGATCCTTGCCATTGCTCGCGCTCGTGCTGATGTAAACGAGAGCTGA
- a CDS encoding NAD-dependent malic enzyme, with product MATPLAAFSLRLRARIRNQPGVLGQLASAIGVAGGSLVGIEIVATDGATVTRDVVVFCGSEGHAADVEAVARGVEGIEILEVEDRTFALHEHGKLSIDSKVPLRDRDDLAMAYTPGVARVCMAIAHDRLLAHRYTMKANTVAVVSDGSAVLGLGDIGPEAAMPVMEGKAMLFKEFAGINAVPVCLRVSSPDELVDTVQRMEPMFGGINLEDIAAPHCFDVERRLTETMSIPVFHDDQHGTAVVVLAALRNATKLVDKDLPDLRVVLSGAGAAGVAITKILMTAGVKDIVAADRKGAIHSGREALDPSKQWLADNANPNAHSGSLQDILRGADVFIGVSGPGLLHRSDVETMAERPIVFALANPVPEVLPEEVEGIVAIMATGRSDYPNQINNVLCFPGIFRGALDAGATKITENMKLAAADAIAAAVPADQLRPEEIVPSVFAPGVGQSVALAVAEAARADGVTR from the coding sequence ATGGCCACTCCGTTAGCCGCATTCTCGTTGCGCCTCCGGGCGCGTATCCGCAACCAGCCGGGTGTCCTCGGTCAGCTCGCAAGCGCCATCGGCGTCGCCGGCGGAAGCCTGGTCGGAATCGAGATCGTGGCCACCGACGGCGCAACCGTCACGCGCGATGTTGTGGTCTTCTGCGGCTCGGAAGGCCACGCTGCGGATGTCGAGGCGGTGGCCCGTGGAGTCGAGGGGATCGAGATCCTCGAGGTCGAAGACCGGACGTTCGCGTTGCACGAGCACGGCAAACTCAGCATCGACAGCAAGGTCCCACTGAGAGACCGGGACGATCTGGCCATGGCCTACACGCCCGGGGTGGCGAGGGTCTGCATGGCGATCGCCCACGACCGCCTGCTCGCTCACCGCTACACGATGAAAGCCAACACCGTCGCGGTCGTGAGCGACGGCAGCGCGGTCCTCGGACTCGGCGACATCGGCCCCGAAGCTGCCATGCCGGTGATGGAGGGCAAAGCGATGCTCTTCAAAGAGTTCGCCGGGATCAACGCGGTCCCCGTCTGCCTGAGAGTGTCGTCGCCGGACGAGCTGGTCGACACGGTCCAGCGGATGGAACCGATGTTCGGCGGCATCAACCTGGAGGACATCGCCGCGCCGCACTGCTTCGACGTCGAGCGGCGACTCACCGAGACCATGTCGATACCGGTGTTCCACGACGATCAGCACGGCACGGCCGTCGTCGTTCTTGCCGCGCTGCGCAACGCCACGAAGCTGGTGGACAAAGACCTCCCGGATCTGCGGGTCGTTCTCTCCGGCGCTGGCGCCGCGGGTGTGGCGATCACAAAGATCCTCATGACTGCAGGCGTCAAGGACATAGTCGCCGCCGACCGGAAGGGAGCGATCCACAGCGGTCGCGAAGCGCTCGACCCGTCGAAGCAATGGCTCGCCGACAACGCCAACCCCAACGCCCATTCCGGCTCCCTCCAGGACATCCTGCGAGGCGCGGACGTGTTCATCGGTGTGAGCGGCCCCGGTCTGCTTCACCGCAGCGACGTGGAGACCATGGCGGAACGGCCGATTGTTTTCGCGCTGGCCAATCCCGTCCCGGAGGTCCTTCCCGAGGAAGTCGAGGGAATCGTGGCCATCATGGCGACGGGGCGGAGTGACTATCCGAACCAGATCAACAACGTGCTGTGCTTCCCGGGTATCTTCCGAGGCGCTCTCGACGCCGGCGCCACCAAGATCACCGAAAACATGAAGCTCGCGGCCGCAGACGCCATCGCCGCCGCGGTTCCAGCGGACCAGTTGCGACCGGAGGAGATAGTGCCGAGTGTTTTCGCTCCTGGAGTCGGGCAGTCGGTCGCGTTGGCGGTCGCGGAGGCCGCCCGCGCCGACGGGGTCACACGCTGA
- a CDS encoding SRPBCC family protein, whose translation MPWDLKEVGTDFFDSAPYRCVSTEVLFRPPVAIFRALAEDPAGWGAWNPGFSYHGRYMTSPPHGPGAIREVTMAGIRYTDTILVWDEPHRWTFFVSRAGAPFARALAEDYRITPQGDAGTHCTVQWTIAMEPHPLLARMSPLMDAMLPRYFRRAMTNLSARIGASLSV comes from the coding sequence GTGCCGTGGGACCTGAAAGAGGTCGGAACCGACTTCTTCGACTCAGCTCCTTATCGTTGCGTCAGCACGGAAGTGCTCTTCCGGCCGCCGGTCGCCATCTTCAGGGCGCTCGCCGAAGACCCCGCCGGCTGGGGGGCCTGGAACCCCGGCTTCTCGTACCACGGCCGCTATATGACCTCACCACCGCACGGACCCGGAGCGATTCGCGAGGTGACCATGGCGGGCATTCGCTACACCGACACGATCCTCGTGTGGGATGAGCCGCACCGCTGGACCTTCTTCGTGTCGCGCGCGGGCGCACCGTTCGCCAGGGCGCTCGCCGAGGACTACCGGATCACACCTCAGGGTGACGCCGGCACTCACTGCACCGTGCAGTGGACCATCGCGATGGAGCCCCACCCCTTGCTCGCCAGGATGAGCCCACTCATGGATGCGATGCTGCCGCGCTACTTCCGAAGGGCGATGACCAACCTGAGCGCGCGCATCGGAGCCAGCCTCAGCGTGTGA
- a CDS encoding DNA polymerase Y family protein, giving the protein MPRTLIVWYPDWPAVAAGCWPDEPAVVVFANRVVAATAAARADGVTLGLRRREAQARCPEVEVVAADGGRDARAWEPVVAAIETLTPGVEILAPGEIALATRGPSRYFGGDPALAELVARTVDSAVGVAGSGVAGSGVAGCRVGVADGRFVAGLAARVAGKLTGERVVVVERGRSRQWLAPQPVSALGEGYEELAGLLVRLGVRTLGDFARLPAPAVLGRFGTSGETAHKIARGLDPRPVTARTPPPEMAVSAEFDPPETRIEAAAFVAKGLADQLLERLERQGLAATMVSIEAQTEHAEHLVRHWRHEGALSAGALAERTPWQLEGWFAGTGGAQGCTQGCTQGCTQGCNGTPSAGLTLLRLVPEEVHPDTGRQLGFWGGSAESDARAARAFARVQGLLGPDAVMTAVRAGGRGWAEQIRLVPWGDSRESRESREETGPSVEGGRRRRRARGGPAESPPWPGRLGTPAPAVVYVDPKRADATGADATGADAVRANAVRADAMSAEMLDAAGRPVEINGRGLLSSPPLSVSIAGGSPKPVTAWAGPWPIEERWWDRGGGRRRARIQVLLDGGDAHLLSREGGRWWVEASYS; this is encoded by the coding sequence ATGCCCAGGACACTCATCGTCTGGTACCCCGACTGGCCGGCGGTGGCGGCTGGCTGCTGGCCGGATGAGCCGGCTGTTGTCGTGTTCGCCAACCGCGTCGTCGCAGCAACAGCAGCAGCCCGGGCGGACGGGGTGACACTGGGACTCCGCCGGCGTGAAGCCCAGGCCCGATGCCCGGAAGTTGAAGTGGTAGCGGCCGACGGCGGTAGGGACGCCAGAGCGTGGGAGCCGGTTGTCGCGGCGATCGAGACCCTCACCCCCGGCGTCGAGATCCTGGCGCCCGGTGAGATCGCTTTGGCTACCCGAGGCCCCTCGCGCTATTTCGGTGGTGATCCGGCGCTGGCGGAGCTGGTGGCTCGCACGGTCGACTCGGCGGTCGGTGTGGCGGGTTCGGGTGTGGCGGGTTCGGGTGTGGCGGGTTGCAGAGTCGGGGTCGCTGACGGGCGTTTCGTGGCCGGCCTGGCCGCGAGGGTCGCCGGCAAGCTCACCGGCGAGAGGGTTGTTGTAGTGGAGCGGGGCAGGAGCCGGCAGTGGCTTGCCCCGCAGCCGGTCTCGGCTTTGGGGGAGGGGTATGAGGAACTGGCGGGCCTTCTTGTCCGTCTCGGTGTCCGCACCCTCGGCGATTTCGCACGGCTGCCGGCGCCGGCGGTGTTGGGGCGGTTCGGCACATCGGGGGAGACGGCTCACAAGATCGCACGCGGGCTCGACCCGCGGCCGGTCACTGCGCGTACCCCTCCACCTGAGATGGCGGTGTCTGCCGAGTTCGACCCGCCGGAAACGAGGATCGAGGCGGCTGCGTTCGTCGCCAAGGGTCTTGCTGATCAGCTTCTCGAACGATTGGAGCGGCAGGGTTTGGCCGCGACGATGGTGTCCATTGAGGCGCAGACCGAGCACGCCGAGCACCTTGTGCGCCACTGGCGTCATGAGGGTGCGCTGAGCGCCGGCGCTCTGGCCGAGAGAACCCCCTGGCAACTGGAGGGATGGTTCGCCGGAACCGGCGGGGCCCAAGGATGTACCCAAGGATGTACCCAAGGATGTACCCAAGGATGTAATGGAACGCCATCCGCCGGGCTGACCCTTCTGCGCCTCGTTCCCGAAGAGGTCCATCCCGATACCGGTCGCCAACTCGGTTTCTGGGGGGGATCGGCCGAGTCGGATGCCCGGGCGGCAAGAGCGTTCGCCCGGGTCCAGGGCCTCCTTGGACCCGACGCGGTGATGACCGCGGTGCGCGCCGGCGGAAGGGGCTGGGCCGAGCAGATCCGCCTGGTCCCGTGGGGGGACTCACGCGAGTCACGCGAGTCACGCGAGGAGACGGGACCGTCGGTCGAAGGCGGTCGGCGCCGGCGAAGGGCGCGGGGCGGTCCTGCGGAATCTCCGCCATGGCCAGGGAGGCTGGGCACGCCGGCGCCGGCGGTTGTGTATGTAGACCCGAAAAGGGCAGATGCGACGGGGGCAGATGCGACGGGGGCGGATGCGGTGAGGGCGAATGCGGTGAGGGCGGATGCGATGAGCGCGGAGATGCTGGACGCGGCTGGGCGGCCGGTTGAGATCAACGGACGCGGCCTTCTCAGCTCACCCCCTCTTTCGGTGTCGATAGCCGGCGGTTCCCCGAAGCCGGTTACAGCATGGGCTGGGCCGTGGCCCATCGAAGAACGATGGTGGGACCGCGGAGGTGGTCGCCGGCGGGCACGGATTCAGGTGCTGCTCGACGGCGGGGATGCGCACCTGCTCAGCCGCGAGGGCGGGCGCTGGTGGGTCGAGGCCAGCTACAGCTAA
- a CDS encoding DUF664 domain-containing protein has translation MESKGVLLEIYGRIPPLVGEVLRGLPQEAVVARPAPKVNTIAWLVWHLTRVQDHHVSDILKTEQLWVGGDWAERVGLAPDPNNTGYGHSPDDVATVTPRDSSILEAYLEAVQARTVAMLERLEPADLERVVDRRWDPPVTMGVRLVSIADDGLQHVGQAAYIRGLLGY, from the coding sequence ATGGAGTCCAAAGGGGTTTTGCTGGAGATCTACGGCCGAATTCCTCCCCTGGTCGGGGAGGTGCTGCGCGGCCTGCCACAGGAGGCTGTTGTCGCCCGCCCGGCGCCGAAGGTGAACACGATCGCGTGGCTGGTGTGGCACCTCACGCGGGTGCAAGACCATCACGTCTCGGACATCCTCAAAACCGAGCAGCTCTGGGTTGGTGGCGACTGGGCCGAACGGGTCGGCTTGGCGCCGGACCCGAACAACACCGGTTACGGCCACTCCCCTGACGATGTCGCGACAGTCACGCCCCGCGACTCATCGATCCTGGAGGCTTATCTCGAGGCGGTTCAAGCGCGCACGGTCGCGATGCTCGAGAGACTCGAGCCGGCGGACCTCGAACGTGTCGTCGACCGACGCTGGGATCCGCCCGTCACCATGGGCGTGAGGCTGGTGAGCATCGCCGACGACGGCCTCCAGCACGTGGGGCAGGCGGCGTACATCCGGGGCCTGCTCGGTTACTGA
- a CDS encoding TauD/TfdA family dioxygenase has product MSDIEVRRAAGALGAYVTGMDLTKAQSAEEMKPLKDALAEHLVVFLPDQHLDLDGLERLTDLLGGRDVTPYVDPLPDRPHVIRVIKEKQDQLNFANAWHTDLSYLPEPPAYTLLHAWEVPDYGGDTIWANQYMAFETLSFGLQQTLLNLKAVHSAGMAYGTGGLLDKVKDLTSMAIAPSAEAYNEWTHPAVITHPVTGRKALYVNPVYTTRFEGWMPNESQSLLTFLNRHSVNENLTCRLRWARHTLAIWDNRCTLHNALNDYPGQRREMFRTSVKGSAPALVTT; this is encoded by the coding sequence ATGTCCGATATCGAAGTCCGGCGTGCCGCCGGCGCGCTGGGGGCCTACGTAACCGGCATGGACCTGACAAAGGCGCAGAGCGCTGAGGAGATGAAGCCCCTCAAGGACGCGCTCGCCGAGCACCTTGTGGTGTTCCTTCCGGACCAGCACCTCGACCTCGATGGACTCGAACGGCTGACCGACCTGCTCGGTGGACGCGACGTCACTCCTTACGTCGATCCATTGCCCGACCGCCCCCATGTCATCCGTGTCATCAAGGAAAAGCAGGACCAGCTCAACTTCGCCAACGCGTGGCACACCGATCTCAGCTACCTGCCAGAACCCCCGGCATACACACTGCTCCACGCGTGGGAGGTTCCGGACTACGGCGGCGACACCATCTGGGCCAACCAGTACATGGCGTTCGAGACACTCTCGTTCGGGCTGCAGCAGACACTGCTGAACCTCAAGGCGGTTCACTCAGCCGGCATGGCGTACGGAACCGGCGGCCTCCTCGACAAGGTGAAAGACCTGACGTCGATGGCCATCGCTCCGTCAGCAGAGGCGTATAACGAGTGGACCCACCCGGCCGTCATCACCCATCCGGTCACAGGTCGCAAGGCGCTCTACGTCAACCCGGTTTACACGACGAGGTTCGAAGGCTGGATGCCCAACGAGTCACAGTCTTTACTCACGTTCCTCAACCGGCACAGCGTCAACGAGAACCTCACCTGCCGCCTCCGCTGGGCCCGCCACACTCTCGCGATCTGGGACAACCGTTGCACTCTTCACAACGCCCTCAACGACTACCCCGGACAACGACGCGAGATGTTCCGCACCAGCGTCAAGGGCAGCGCACCCGCACTCGTTACAACCTGA
- a CDS encoding amidase: MATFITRFAAPGLGRLRVAVKDLIDMAGVPTTNGSKVIAAQSEENPPSCDAACLAGTRAAEAEGRVVIVGKTNMHELAFGVTGINPWYGTPVNPLDPALVPGGSSSGSAVAVGAGDADVAFGSDTGGSIRIPAACCGVVGLKTTRGQVPLDGVLPLAPSLDTIGPMAATVGGVVDGMRLLEPGFELDDVAVRDLVVGRVRLPAETWIDEAIDAALAAAELQVTDVQLERWDEATRAAMTVLSAEAWKTDGDLWRSHAGELSPDVAARLESSATITDAEVADAWDEEGRWGEELQAVFGRVDLLALPTLASAPPAIEEASRLNRIRYVAPFNLAGVPALAMPVRARGRAMPASLQLVSTADAEELLCTVAGAVEEAAGFRL; this comes from the coding sequence ATGGCCACCTTCATCACCAGGTTCGCAGCGCCCGGCCTCGGCCGGCTGAGGGTGGCGGTGAAGGACCTGATCGACATGGCCGGCGTTCCGACGACGAACGGCTCCAAGGTGATCGCGGCGCAATCGGAGGAGAACCCTCCGAGCTGCGATGCCGCCTGTCTCGCCGGCACGAGAGCCGCCGAGGCGGAGGGGAGGGTTGTAATAGTCGGCAAGACCAACATGCACGAGCTGGCGTTCGGGGTCACCGGGATCAACCCGTGGTACGGAACGCCGGTGAACCCGCTCGACCCGGCGCTGGTACCGGGCGGCTCGTCGAGCGGCTCAGCCGTCGCGGTGGGGGCCGGCGACGCCGACGTTGCCTTCGGCAGCGACACCGGAGGGTCGATCCGAATCCCCGCGGCGTGCTGCGGGGTGGTCGGGCTGAAGACCACACGGGGCCAAGTGCCTCTGGACGGCGTTCTTCCCCTTGCGCCTTCGCTGGACACGATCGGCCCGATGGCCGCGACGGTCGGTGGTGTCGTAGACGGCATGCGGTTGCTCGAACCGGGTTTCGAGCTCGACGACGTTGCCGTTCGCGACCTGGTCGTCGGACGGGTACGGCTTCCTGCTGAGACGTGGATCGACGAGGCGATCGATGCGGCGCTGGCCGCGGCGGAACTTCAGGTGACCGACGTTCAACTCGAGCGATGGGATGAAGCCACCCGGGCCGCCATGACCGTCTTGAGCGCGGAAGCGTGGAAGACCGACGGGGACCTGTGGCGATCCCATGCCGGCGAGCTTTCCCCCGATGTTGCGGCGCGCCTGGAGTCGAGCGCGACGATCACCGATGCGGAAGTCGCCGACGCGTGGGATGAGGAGGGGCGTTGGGGCGAGGAGCTGCAAGCTGTCTTCGGGCGCGTGGACCTGCTTGCGCTGCCCACCCTCGCGTCGGCGCCGCCGGCGATCGAGGAGGCTTCACGGCTGAACCGCATCCGCTATGTGGCTCCGTTCAACCTTGCGGGAGTGCCGGCGCTCGCCATGCCGGTGCGTGCGCGCGGGCGTGCGATGCCCGCAAGTCTTCAGCTCGTCAGTACTGCGGACGCGGAGGAGCTGCTTTGCACGGTCGCCGGAGCTGTCGAGGAGGCAGCGGGTTTCAGGTTGTAA